The following is a genomic window from Candidatus Firestonebacteria bacterium RIFOXYD2_FULL_39_29.
TGGAGGTATATAATGGGTCGGAAACTTGTGTTTATATTATGTCTTTGTTTTATGATGTCTGCTCAGTTCGGGACTGCTGAAAAAGAAAATAAATCAAAGTCCATTGAAGAAAAGTTTTTTGATTATGTAACGGGAAAGGGGAAGTCGTATAAGGAGTTGAAAGAGTATCAGGAGGATTATGAGTATCATTTGAGATCGGGGCATATGCTTTCTATGGCCTGGTTTTATAAAGGAGAGATCCGGATCGCGATGATATTCATGCTTGATAACTTCGGGAATTATGTTCTGGTAAAAAATCTTTTTGATTGGGAGAAGAAGACGGTAAGAAAAGGAAAACTTACTCCGGAGAAATTTCAGCAGATAAAAGATGAGATAAACAAAATCAAGGCAGAGAAAGCAGCACCTAAAATGGGTAAAGAATTTTATCTTTCATTTAGAAAGGGGTTGCGCTGGAATAGTAACACCTGCGATATAGCAAAGCTTCCGAAGTATGTTGAAAACATGATAACCTCTGCAGGCATAGCTCCGGATTTTAAATGAGCAGGATACTTTCTTTTACTCTGATGGCGGTCTTAGTTATTTTATTTGCAGATTTAAATGCGGCAGAAGAAGGGGCGAATATGAAGATGGCTGAGAATATTATCTGGCTGGGGCATGACGGGTTTTTAATTAAAGGGGAGAATGCGTCTGTTTGCATAGATCCGTATAAGGTAAAGGTTAAAGACAGTTATCCTCCTGCAGACATTATAATTATTTCACACGAGCACGGGGATCATATGTCTCCTGACGATATTGCGAAGTTTGTCGGCGAAAAAACTGTAATTATTGCGGCTAAGGATGCTGCAGAAAAGCTTAAAGGAGCAAAGGCACTTCTTCCCGGAGAAAAGATTAAGATTGGAGATATAGACATAGAAGCGGTTCCTGCGTACAACATAAATAAGAAATTTCACACAAAAGAGTCAAATAAAAACGGTTATATCGTTACAATCAACGGTGTGAGGATATATCATGCCGGAGATACTGATTTTATTCCGGAGATGAAAGATATTAAATGTGATATTGCCCTGCTTCCGGTCTCCGGAAAATATGTGATGACTGCTGAAGAAGCAGTTGAAGCCGCAAAGACAATTAAGCCAAAAATAGCTATCCCGATGCATTATGGTTCAGGCGTTGTGGGGACAATAGAGGACGCTAAAAAGTTTAAAGAATGGCTGAAAGGTACAGGAATAGAGGTTGTTATTAAAGAAAAGTACTAAGATCAAAACACTAAGCACTAAACTTAAGAAAGTCCATTAATATAAATACTAAGATGTTGTTTTGAATTTAGAATTTGTTTTTGCTATCCCTCGATCCTTTCTTCCATGAAGAAACTGGCATCACCTGCAGAAGTATTTTTAATTGCATGATTTACATCCACGGAATCTGATGACTTCGCCTTCTTTTAGCTGGGATTTACATGAGCCGGATCTCCGCATTCAAGGGTAAGCCAAATAAAGTCGATTCCATCAGTTATAATCTGTTTGATTTTCGCAATTATTTAGAATCCTAAAGATAGTTGGTGCATTTGCTTTGGCAATGCTATAATAAATAGTACTAAAATATTTTCAAAAAGATATGGCTTAATTCATTTGTTTCGGAGCCTCTGGGAAAAATATTGCTTGTTTTTTTGAAAAAAAGTAGTAAAATACAATTAAATAGAGTTAAACACTGGTAAAGAGAAGCCGTAAAGGGGGCTAAAGAATATTAAAAATGAAACTTCCGCCCTTCTCTTTAAGACTAGACCGGAGTATTAAATAATTTGTTTTTGTATGTAATTTATTAAAGGTATTCAAAAAAAGGAGGAATCATGGCGGTAAAAAAAGTAAATGTTTCACCTGCTGCAAATAACAGTGTCAGCAAAGAGAAGTTGTTGAAGGAAATAGAAAAAAAGGCGTACGAGCTATTTGTCAAAAGAAATGGTAAACATGGAAACGATTTGCAGGATTGGCTGGAGGCGGAGAAAATAATAAAAAAACAGTATAAAATTAATTAAAATAGTTAAAAAAAACTATTTTTTACTGCATAGAAAAGTATAGAAATAAAGATGGGGAGATTTTCAGATTTTAGTTCATTGTACCCATATCTTGTATCAGTGTCCACCTGTGGTGATATCTCGTCCGCTATAATGCTGTTTGAGAGCTCGCCAATAGGCGGGACAAAGGCGGAGAATCATATAGTATTGTAACAATCAACCATTCATGTTTCAGGTTCATAGCCCTGTACCCGAATGAAAAGAGTGGTACAGGGTCAGTGAAATAGCTTTTTTAAAAGTCCTTCCAGAATTTTTCTGTCTTTTTTATAATTAAGAAAGTCACAACGCCTATAATTATCATTCCCAGGACAAAAAGCGAGTAGCTGAGTGTTGTGTTTTTTGCTCCAAAAATATTCATAAATTCGGACATACCGCCTACGCCTGCAAAGAAGCTTGGGACAGCCACTGCAATCACCAGTGCGTTTAAATTCTTCATCATGAAATTAAGATTGTTGCTGATGAGTGAAGCTCTTGCGTCCATTAAGCCTGATATAACCTGAGAGTATATTTCCGCCATTTTATAACACTGCACGTTTTCTATCGCCAGATCGTCTAAGAGTTCAAGATGGGCGGGTGAAAAATTAAATTTGGCGGCATTTATTTTTACTTTGTCAATGACATGACTGTTTGAACTTATAGCGTTCAGATAAAAAACCAGACTTTTTTCCAGTTTAAACATATTAAGGAGCTGCTGGTTTGTTACGGAGGTGTTTATTTCGCTTTCCAGTTCGTCATTTACCATATTAATTACTTTTAGATGGGCTTCAAAGTGCCCGATAGACTGATTAATAAGTTTTAAGATAGCATCCTGGATATTTCCGATATTTTTAAAATACTCGCTCTCGAAAATTGGAAAGTCGTCTGCAAGACACAAAATAAGATGGTCGCTGAAAATAAAAAGTCCGAATGACTTGACTTTGAAAAGAAAATCATCTTCAGAACAATAGCTTTTCGGAGTTTTTAGGATTAAAGTTATATGGTCCGCTACAAATTCAATACGTCCGAGTTCATGAGGGTCCAGAGCGGATAAAATAGTATGTTCGTTAATCTTTTTTTCTGTTATTAGGTATTTCTTTTCCTGTTCGTCGGGATCCACATATATAGAGATCAAAGCGGGCTGGTTAACTGCTTCTATAAGTTTGCCGTCAGCGACAGCATATTTTTTTATCATAAGTACTCCTTCAAAAAACATTAGACACACGGCATACTTGCTAAACCATTGGTATATTTTACTATAAAAAAGCAGCTTAATACAAGAATACATTATTATATAATGAAAACATCCCTTCTTTGAGCCAAAGGTAAGATAAGGATTCTCTCTCTCCTTGAGAGTATTAAGTTAAAAGAGATATCCGACTGTAATCTATATAACATTGACATATTTGGTATTTTAGGGTAAAATAATTAAAATTGCTTATTTTTCAATGTAAACTGTTAAACAGTAAGAGGTTAACAGTATTATGTTACCGGGCTTAAGTGCCTTAATTTTATTAAAATGATAGGGAAATGCTAAAGGAAAGGAGCAATGCATCAGTGTAATAAAACCTGTTATTTTGCATTTGCACTATTTCCTATTGCTTTATTTCATGCCTTGAAGAAAATCAAACTCACAAAAATATTATTATTAATATTTATATTATTTGCTTCTACCTTTCAGGCTGCTGATTACGTTTGGGATGGCGGCGGCGGTAATTCGGATTGGTCTACTGGCACTAATTGGGCTCCGGATGCCGGGGCAGGTGGTCCCGGAAGCGGTGATAACGCGTTAATCGACACGGGTGCGACGAATGTTACAATAACA
Proteins encoded in this region:
- a CDS encoding Zn-dependent hydrolase; translated protein: MAENIIWLGHDGFLIKGENASVCIDPYKVKVKDSYPPADIIIISHEHGDHMSPDDIAKFVGEKTVIIAAKDAAEKLKGAKALLPGEKIKIGDIDIEAVPAYNINKKFHTKESNKNGYIVTINGVRIYHAGDTDFIPEMKDIKCDIALLPVSGKYVMTAEEAVEAAKTIKPKIAIPMHYGSGVVGTIEDAKKFKEWLKGTGIEVVIKEKY